A genomic stretch from Microtus pennsylvanicus isolate mMicPen1 chromosome 11, mMicPen1.hap1, whole genome shotgun sequence includes:
- the LOC142860765 gene encoding olfactory receptor 2T29-like, which produces MNIITWMNNYTGLSDFTLVGLFSQSKHPALLAVVIFVVFLVALSGNSLLILLIHSDTRLHTPMYFFISQLSLMDMMYISVTVPKMLMDQVLGSHKISAAACGMQMFLYLTLGGSEYFLLAAMSYDRYVAICHPLHYPVLMNRRVCLLLMSVCWFLGSLDGFMLTPVTMTFPFCGSREIHHFFCEVPAVTKLSCSDTWLYETLMYLCCVLMLLIPVTVISSSYSFILLTVLRMNSAEGRKKALATCSSHMTVVILFYGAAVYTYMLPVSFHTPEKDMVVSVFYTILTPLLNPLIYSLRNKNVTEALKKLLGVKPPFQETVK; this is translated from the coding sequence ATGAACATCATCACCTGGATGAACAACTACACTGGACTGTCAGATTTCACCCTGGTGGGATTATTCAGTCAATCCAAACACCCTGCTCTGCTTGCTGTGGTCATATTTGTGGTTTTCCTGGTGGCCTTGTCTGGCAATTCCCTCCTGATCCTTTTGATCCACTCTGACACCCgcctccacacacccatgtacttttTCATCAGCCAGTTGTCCCTCATGGACATGATGTACATTTCTGTCACTGTGCCCAAGATGCTCATGGACCAGGTCCTGGGGAGCCACAAgatctcagctgctgcctgtgggatGCAGATGTTCCTGTACCTCACACTAGGAGGTTCAGAATATTTCCTTCTGGCTGCCATGtcttatgaccgctatgtggccatctgccatCCACTCCATTACCCTGTCCTCATGAACCGCAGGGTGTGTCTCCTCCTGATGTCTGTCTGTTGGTTCCTGGGATCCTTGGATGGCTTCATGCTCACACCTGTCACCATgactttcccattctgtgggtcCCGGGAGATCCATCACTTCTTCTGTGAGGTCCCCGCTGTGACCAAGCTCTCCTGCTCAGACACCTGGCTCTATGAGACCCTCATGtacctgtgctgtgtgctcatgCTTCTCATCCCTGTGACAGTCATCTCAAGCTCCTACTCCTTCATCCTCCTCACTGTTCTCAGGATGAACTCGGCAGAGGGCAGGAAGAAGGCCCTCGCCACCTGCTCCTCCCACATGACCGTGGTCATCCTCTTCTACGGTGCTGCTGTCTACACCTACATgctccctgtctccttccacaCCCCTGAAAAGGACATGGTGGTGTCTGTGTTTTACACGATACTCACCCCGCTGTTGAACCCACTAATCTACAGTCTGAGGAATAAGAATGTCACAGAGGCTCTGAAGAAGTTGTTGGGTGTTAAACCCCCTTTTCAAGAAACAGTAAAGTAA